A single genomic interval of Zobellia nedashkovskayae harbors:
- a CDS encoding DegT/DnrJ/EryC1/StrS family aminotransferase, with product MGGGEQKYVQVAFDTNWVAPLGPNVDNFEKSINLFLGGSSNVAALSSGTAAIHLALELLGVTKDDEVICQSFTFSASANPIMYLGATPIFVDSEKDTWNISPKLLEESIKDRIAKGKKPKAIVAVHLYGMPYKVEEIAQISEKYGIPVVEDSAEALGSSFKNKKCGTFGAIGILSFNGNKIITTSGGGALIAKDEATKNKAVFLATQARDDAPHYQHSSVGYNYRMSNILAGIGRGQMEVLQDRVDQRRFNYNFYKKHLAHLPEILFLEEQDGYYSNRWLTCVLMPSFAIREKIRLALLEENVESRPLWKPMHLQPVFAEFPNYNDGTSEDLFNRGLCLPSGSNLSQNDLERIVALILTKI from the coding sequence ATGGGAGGGGGCGAACAAAAATATGTTCAAGTGGCCTTCGATACCAATTGGGTAGCCCCTTTGGGTCCTAATGTAGATAACTTTGAAAAATCTATTAACCTGTTCTTAGGTGGTAGTAGCAATGTTGCAGCACTGAGTTCAGGTACTGCTGCCATTCATTTGGCTTTGGAGTTGTTGGGAGTAACTAAAGATGACGAAGTTATTTGTCAAAGTTTTACTTTTTCGGCATCTGCAAACCCCATTATGTATCTTGGCGCAACACCTATATTTGTAGATAGTGAAAAAGATACGTGGAATATTTCTCCAAAATTACTTGAAGAGTCTATAAAAGACCGAATTGCGAAAGGAAAAAAACCGAAAGCAATAGTAGCCGTCCATCTATATGGTATGCCTTATAAGGTAGAGGAAATTGCTCAGATTTCGGAAAAGTACGGAATACCCGTCGTAGAAGATAGCGCAGAAGCACTAGGTAGCAGTTTTAAAAATAAGAAATGTGGTACTTTTGGAGCAATAGGTATTTTATCATTTAATGGTAATAAAATTATCACTACTTCTGGTGGCGGAGCTTTGATTGCCAAAGATGAGGCTACAAAGAACAAAGCGGTATTCTTAGCAACTCAAGCTAGAGATGATGCACCGCATTACCAACATTCTTCTGTAGGATACAATTATAGGATGAGCAATATTCTTGCAGGTATTGGTCGCGGTCAAATGGAGGTGCTTCAGGATCGCGTTGATCAAAGAAGATTCAATTACAATTTTTACAAAAAACATCTTGCTCATCTTCCTGAAATACTATTTTTAGAAGAACAAGATGGGTATTATTCGAATAGATGGTTGACTTGTGTTCTGATGCCCTCATTTGCAATTAGAGAAAAAATTCGTTTAGCTTTATTAGAAGAGAATGTAGAATCAAGACCTTTATGGAAGCCTATGCATTTACAACCAGTTTTTGCTGAATTCCCTAACTATAATGATGGTACATCTGAAGACCTTTTTAATAGAGGGCTATGTTTACCTAGTGGCTCCAACCTTTCGCAGAATGACCTAGAAAGAATTGTAGCACTTATTTTAACCAAAATTTAA
- a CDS encoding polysaccharide biosynthesis protein, with the protein MIKGYLVNNAHKYASKWLVLAIDVVMIAISFVLSYIIRFNLTLDFDLDKLFVQLPIISLIALASFVFTGSYKGVVRHTGVRDVYNIFNAICLSSILLISMVLFNRELGVFENFTVPLGIIIIHSLLSFVALTASRYVFKSLYNNFISRDFKVNKNVLIFGAGESGILTQSALVNHSKSRVRVVGYIDEDDKKIGKQINGVKVFSKDVLNREFILKNSISEVIFSIQNIDPKGLKELVEGLVDFPVQVKIVPPVEQWINGELKVSQIKQVQIEDLLDRAPINIKNSKISEEVKNKVVLVTGGAGSIGSEIVRQVCTYDYKSLIIIDQSESALYDLQQELKQNGFHNFMPIVGDVRDKNRLNNLFQEYKPDIVFHAAAYKHVPLMEYNAYEAIKINVAGTKVVADLSISHNVDKFIFISTDKAVNPTNVMGATKRIAEMYISCMQQKGKTKFITTRFGNVLGSNGSVIPLFKKQIDKGGPLTVTHENVTRFFMTIPEASQLVLEAGAMGDGGEIFIFDMGESVKIFDLAKNMIKLSGLKYPEDIDIKITGLRPGEKLYEELLANGENTLPTYHKKIMIGKTRELDYVSVRSRIDELCVSNMFFNESTVSLMKEIVPEFISNNSELCSLDKKKENKTKNHPLKKVL; encoded by the coding sequence ATGATAAAAGGATATTTAGTAAATAATGCGCATAAATATGCATCTAAATGGTTAGTCTTAGCCATTGATGTAGTAATGATAGCTATTTCTTTTGTGTTGTCTTACATCATAAGATTCAATCTTACGTTAGATTTTGATCTTGACAAACTATTTGTTCAATTACCGATTATATCTTTAATTGCATTGGCTTCGTTTGTTTTTACAGGCTCTTATAAGGGGGTGGTTAGACATACGGGTGTTAGGGATGTTTATAACATTTTTAATGCAATTTGTCTCTCGAGTATTTTGTTGATATCAATGGTTTTATTTAATCGTGAATTAGGAGTTTTTGAAAATTTCACTGTTCCATTAGGTATTATCATCATACATAGTTTGTTAAGCTTTGTAGCTCTTACCGCTTCTCGATACGTATTTAAATCACTGTATAACAATTTCATATCTAGAGATTTTAAGGTGAACAAAAATGTTTTGATTTTTGGAGCTGGAGAGTCTGGAATATTAACTCAGAGTGCTCTTGTAAACCATTCCAAAAGTAGAGTAAGAGTTGTTGGGTATATTGATGAAGATGATAAAAAAATCGGAAAGCAGATAAATGGAGTAAAAGTATTTAGCAAAGATGTTCTAAATAGGGAGTTTATTCTTAAAAATAGTATTTCAGAAGTTATTTTTTCAATTCAAAATATCGATCCTAAAGGTCTTAAAGAACTAGTTGAGGGTCTTGTAGATTTCCCTGTTCAGGTTAAAATTGTGCCTCCAGTAGAGCAGTGGATTAATGGTGAGCTTAAAGTTTCTCAAATTAAACAAGTGCAAATTGAAGATCTTTTAGATAGAGCTCCAATTAATATAAAAAACTCTAAAATATCTGAGGAGGTTAAGAACAAGGTCGTTCTTGTTACCGGCGGAGCTGGGTCTATAGGAAGTGAAATTGTACGTCAAGTGTGTACGTATGATTATAAATCACTAATTATTATAGATCAATCGGAATCTGCCCTATATGATTTGCAACAAGAATTAAAGCAAAATGGCTTTCATAACTTCATGCCTATTGTAGGAGACGTACGAGATAAAAATCGTTTAAATAATCTTTTTCAAGAATATAAGCCGGACATTGTATTTCATGCAGCTGCTTATAAGCATGTGCCGTTGATGGAATACAATGCTTACGAAGCTATTAAAATTAACGTAGCAGGAACAAAAGTGGTTGCTGATTTATCAATTAGTCATAATGTAGACAAGTTTATTTTTATCTCCACGGATAAGGCCGTAAACCCGACTAATGTTATGGGTGCCACAAAGCGAATTGCGGAGATGTACATTAGCTGTATGCAGCAAAAAGGGAAAACGAAATTTATTACTACACGTTTTGGTAATGTTTTAGGTTCAAATGGATCGGTTATTCCTCTTTTCAAAAAGCAAATAGATAAAGGAGGTCCTTTAACGGTAACGCATGAAAATGTAACTAGATTTTTCATGACCATACCAGAGGCTTCACAACTAGTTTTGGAAGCGGGTGCCATGGGCGATGGTGGTGAAATCTTTATTTTTGATATGGGCGAGTCAGTAAAAATATTTGACTTAGCAAAAAACATGATTAAACTTTCAGGTCTTAAATATCCTGAAGACATTGATATTAAGATAACTGGTTTACGTCCAGGGGAAAAATTATACGAAGAGTTGTTGGCGAATGGAGAAAATACTTTACCTACTTACCATAAAAAAATTATGATAGGTAAAACAAGGGAGCTTGATTATGTTTCTGTACGATCTAGAATAGATGAGCTTTGTGTATCTAATATGTTCTTCAATGAAAGTACGGTGAGTTTAATGAAAGAGATAGTGCCTGAATTTATTTCAAACAACTCAGAACTATGTTCGTTGGACAAGAAGAAAGAAAATAAGACTAAGAATCATCCTCTTAAAAAAGTCTTATAA
- a CDS encoding polysaccharide biosynthesis/export family protein, producing MSVKKIISVDVFQFLKTVIPIKIVFLVLLSSCATKKEVVYFQNTGDFETLVDKNSFTPKFKIDDLVSIYVSTLDSEASAPFNLFRGGSEGGVRPEQVDYLVDKDGSIDFPVVGKVKIAGLSGEEVKELLRDKLSDYLKDPIINIRLRNFSISVLGEVRRPGTYPVDGERITIMEALGFAGDLTIKGKRENVMVIRDFDGTKVYTRIDLTKKEALSSPVYYLTQNDVVYIEPNKSAITASALDNRATIAVSIASILITGTILLITRTN from the coding sequence ATGTCCGTAAAAAAAATAATTTCAGTTGATGTTTTTCAATTTTTAAAGACTGTTATTCCTATTAAAATTGTTTTTCTTGTATTACTATCTTCTTGTGCGACTAAGAAAGAAGTTGTATACTTTCAAAATACAGGAGATTTTGAAACGTTAGTAGATAAAAATAGTTTTACACCTAAGTTTAAGATTGATGATTTAGTAAGCATTTATGTATCTACATTAGATAGCGAAGCTAGTGCGCCATTCAATTTATTCAGAGGTGGTTCAGAAGGTGGAGTAAGGCCTGAGCAAGTTGATTATTTAGTAGATAAAGACGGTTCGATAGATTTTCCTGTTGTCGGTAAAGTTAAAATTGCAGGTCTCTCAGGTGAAGAAGTGAAAGAACTACTCAGAGATAAACTTTCTGACTATCTTAAAGACCCTATAATAAATATTAGATTAAGAAATTTCAGTATTTCAGTATTAGGAGAAGTGCGTAGGCCGGGCACATATCCGGTAGACGGAGAGCGAATAACAATCATGGAGGCTTTGGGTTTTGCAGGGGATTTAACTATTAAAGGCAAGCGTGAAAACGTTATGGTTATTCGTGATTTTGATGGTACAAAAGTTTACACCAGAATTGACCTTACAAAAAAGGAAGCACTTAGCTCTCCGGTTTATTATTTGACACAAAATGATGTGGTTTATATTGAGCCAAATAAATCGGCAATTACTGCTTCTGCTTTGGATAATCGGGCAACAATAGCAGTTTCTATAGCATCTATACTTATCACCGGAACAATTCTTTTGATAACTAGAACCAATTAA